Proteins from a single region of Streptomyces sp. Tu 3180:
- a CDS encoding alpha/beta hydrolase, which translates to MAPVTHHTAPTRFVEADGVRYAYRRLGSGGPAPLVMLQHFTGNLDNWDPALVDALAAEREVILVDYPGVSSSTGAPARTVAELARQMIAFTGALGLERIDLLGFSLGGFAAQDIALVRPRLVRRLVLAGTGPKGAPGMHGWREDIERHARAEEPTGEDLLYIFFAHTETSRAKGMEFLGRFSARTEDRDVPSSLAARDAQYDAVLEWGVPDHSALQRLTGIQAPTLIVQGDDDLMIPTKVSHLMAGLIPDARIRIHPDAAHASLFQYPHEVAKDVNAFLG; encoded by the coding sequence ATGGCACCCGTGACGCACCACACCGCCCCCACCCGGTTCGTCGAGGCGGACGGTGTCCGCTACGCGTACCGCAGGCTCGGCTCCGGCGGGCCGGCGCCGCTGGTGATGCTCCAGCACTTCACCGGCAACCTCGACAACTGGGACCCCGCGCTCGTGGACGCCCTGGCGGCGGAGCGCGAGGTCATCCTCGTGGACTACCCCGGGGTGTCCTCCTCGACCGGGGCGCCGGCGCGGACCGTCGCCGAACTCGCCCGGCAGATGATCGCCTTCACCGGCGCTCTCGGCCTGGAGCGGATCGACCTGCTGGGCTTCTCCCTCGGCGGGTTCGCCGCCCAGGACATCGCGCTGGTCCGGCCCCGGCTGGTCCGCCGTCTTGTCCTGGCCGGCACCGGTCCCAAGGGCGCGCCCGGCATGCACGGCTGGCGCGAGGACATCGAGAGGCACGCCCGCGCGGAGGAGCCGACCGGCGAGGACCTGCTGTACATCTTCTTCGCCCACACCGAGACCAGCCGGGCCAAGGGCATGGAGTTCCTCGGCCGCTTCTCGGCACGCACGGAGGACCGGGACGTGCCCAGCAGCCTCGCCGCCCGCGACGCGCAGTACGACGCCGTACTGGAGTGGGGCGTCCCCGACCACTCCGCCCTGCAGCGGCTGACCGGCATCCAGGCCCCCACCCTGATCGTCCAGGGCGACGACGACCTGATGATCCCGACGAAGGTCAGCCACCTGATGGCCGGCCTGATCCCGGACGCGCGGATCCGCATCCATCCCGACGCCGCGCACGCCTCGCTGTTCCAGTACCCGCACGAGGTGGCCAAGGACGTCAACGCCTTCCTCGGCTGA
- a CDS encoding aldo/keto reductase: MSGISAASSGTFILGGESEVNRIGYGTMQLTGPGVWGPFPDQAQGVRVLRRAVDLGVTLLDTADSYGPGTAEELLHKALHPYPEHVVIATKAGLTRPGPGQWRPDGRPEYLRRQAESSLRRLGLERITLFQLHRVDPAVPFEEQIGVLRELRDEGKIAHVGLSEVSVEELERARAIVPIASVQNLYNVAQRDSEQVLRYAEAHGIAFLPWFPLATGQLARPGGPLARTASRLGVTPSQAALAWLLRRSPVVLPIPGTSSVDHLEDNVAAAGLELSQADFEELSHPFGHG, translated from the coding sequence ATGAGCGGCATCTCAGCGGCGTCCTCGGGGACGTTCATCCTCGGCGGCGAGTCGGAGGTGAACCGGATCGGTTACGGCACCATGCAGCTGACCGGTCCCGGCGTATGGGGTCCCTTCCCTGACCAGGCGCAGGGTGTGCGCGTGCTGCGCCGTGCCGTGGACCTCGGCGTGACGCTCCTCGACACCGCCGACTCCTACGGTCCGGGGACCGCGGAGGAACTGCTGCACAAGGCCCTGCACCCCTACCCCGAGCACGTGGTGATCGCCACGAAGGCCGGGCTGACCCGTCCCGGCCCCGGCCAGTGGCGGCCCGACGGACGGCCCGAGTACCTGAGGCGGCAGGCGGAGTCCAGCCTGCGGCGGCTCGGCCTGGAACGCATCACCCTCTTCCAGCTCCACCGCGTCGACCCGGCCGTGCCCTTCGAGGAGCAGATCGGCGTGCTGCGGGAGCTGCGGGACGAGGGCAAGATCGCCCATGTCGGGCTCTCCGAGGTGTCCGTCGAGGAACTGGAGCGGGCCCGCGCGATCGTTCCGATCGCGTCCGTCCAGAACCTCTACAACGTGGCGCAGCGCGACTCCGAGCAGGTGTTGCGGTACGCGGAGGCGCACGGCATCGCCTTCCTGCCCTGGTTCCCGCTGGCCACCGGTCAGCTCGCTCGTCCGGGCGGCCCGCTCGCCCGGACGGCGTCCCGGCTGGGCGTGACACCGTCGCAGGCGGCCCTGGCCTGGCTGCTGCGCCGGTCGCCCGTCGTGCTGCCGATTCCCGGCACGTCGTCGGTGGATCACCTGGAGGACAACGTGGCAGCCGCCGGGCTGGAGCTGTCGCAGGCCGACTTCGAGGAACTGAGCCACCCCTTCGGGCATGGCTGA
- a CDS encoding flavodoxin family protein, with protein MTTSTPRTSVAVAYHSGYGHTAVLAEAVRRGVAGAGADVVFVNVDSVSEEQWRQLDDADAIIFGSPTYMGGASSGFHAFAEATSRRFIEGRWADKLAAGFTNSASKSGDKGNTLAFFAALAAQHQMLWVSLGLAPGWNSTTASENDLNRLGFWAGAGAQTPMDGGTDTVHAADIATAEYLGARVARHAAAMSAGRRALSVAA; from the coding sequence ATGACCACATCGACGCCCCGCACCTCCGTGGCCGTCGCGTACCACTCCGGCTACGGACACACCGCGGTGCTCGCCGAGGCCGTCCGGCGCGGCGTCGCGGGTGCCGGGGCCGACGTGGTGTTCGTGAACGTCGACTCCGTCAGCGAGGAGCAGTGGCGGCAACTGGACGACGCGGACGCGATCATCTTCGGCTCCCCCACGTACATGGGCGGCGCCTCGTCCGGCTTCCACGCCTTCGCCGAGGCCACCAGCCGTCGGTTCATCGAGGGACGCTGGGCGGACAAGCTCGCCGCCGGTTTCACCAACTCCGCCTCCAAGAGCGGTGACAAGGGCAACACCCTCGCCTTCTTCGCCGCCCTGGCGGCTCAGCACCAGATGCTGTGGGTCAGCCTGGGCCTGGCCCCCGGCTGGAACAGCACCACCGCCTCGGAGAACGATCTGAACCGCCTGGGCTTCTGGGCCGGGGCGGGTGCGCAGACCCCCATGGACGGCGGGACCGACACCGTCCACGCCGCGGACATCGCCACGGCCGAGTACCTGGGCGCGCGGGTGGCCCGGCACGCGGCGGCGATGAGCGCCGGCCGCCGGGCTCTCTCCGTCGCCGCCTGA
- a CDS encoding BTAD domain-containing putative transcriptional regulator, producing the protein MITHLKGPPFAGPEPAHGTAVPAVRFSVLGPVRVWAAGAELPTGPRQQRIVLAALLARAGHPVSQGELVGLLWDEDPPRSAANAVHRYVGALRRLLEPELPARAPGRRLVRRAGGYLLRVGPDELDLTAFRRLVRQARAAQDPNEAVDRFVAALRQWQGRCAADVAPADTAPQLFAAVDHEYLAAVTAAATAALRCDRPGSVLPAVRQAVERHPFHEHLLARTMLLLAADGKQAEAITLYHRFRTDLQGALGLSPGKDVRAAYARILRGSRDAGARAGAPVAHTGQATLPASRHVPRTPSAPQPVPAQLPADLPCFTGRAEPLRWTERFAGAEDGALRVLAVDGIAGVGKTALAVHLAHRIAARFPDGQLFADLGGFTNSGAPADPGEVLAGFLAALGVDRERLPARTEAKAALFRSVLATRRVLVVLDNAHDATQVRPLLPGSSRCAVVITGRRRLTDLATRNGARLLSLDLPSAAEAAECFARRVSTGHAETDATAVPDAAAVSEIVRLCGRLPLALGVVAARATAYPDVPLRWTAEALSAAGEGLAVFDDDGGNPVRSAFSWSYRTLGPDAARLFRALPRSGREELSSEDLTRLSAVPGRAYAPAVAELVRARLLTPLRPDLYGVHPLVLAYAAELGRAHRPRTGALRITRAGPGHLTAPPAGRRARVRATPVRPPD; encoded by the coding sequence ATGATCACGCACCTGAAGGGCCCGCCCTTCGCCGGACCGGAACCGGCGCACGGCACCGCCGTGCCCGCCGTGCGCTTCTCGGTCCTGGGCCCGGTCCGGGTCTGGGCCGCCGGCGCCGAACTGCCCACCGGCCCCCGCCAGCAGCGCATCGTGCTGGCGGCGCTGCTGGCCCGCGCCGGACACCCCGTCTCCCAGGGGGAGCTCGTCGGTCTGCTCTGGGACGAGGACCCGCCCCGCAGCGCGGCCAATGCCGTGCACCGGTACGTGGGCGCGCTGCGACGCCTGCTCGAACCGGAGCTGCCCGCCCGCGCACCGGGACGCCGCCTGGTCCGCCGTGCGGGGGGCTATCTGCTGCGGGTCGGGCCGGACGAGCTGGACCTGACGGCCTTCAGGCGCCTGGTCCGGCAGGCCCGCGCCGCACAGGACCCGAACGAGGCGGTGGACCGTTTCGTGGCGGCGCTGCGGCAGTGGCAGGGGCGGTGCGCGGCGGACGTCGCCCCCGCGGACACCGCCCCGCAGCTCTTCGCCGCGGTCGACCACGAATACCTCGCCGCCGTCACGGCGGCCGCGACCGCCGCCCTGCGCTGCGACCGGCCCGGCAGCGTCCTGCCGGCCGTGCGCCAGGCCGTGGAACGGCACCCGTTCCACGAGCATTTGCTGGCCCGGACGATGCTGCTGCTCGCCGCCGACGGCAAACAGGCCGAGGCGATCACCCTGTACCACCGCTTCCGCACCGACCTGCAGGGCGCGCTGGGCCTGTCACCCGGCAAGGACGTGCGCGCCGCGTACGCCCGCATCCTGCGCGGGTCCCGTGATGCCGGTGCCCGTGCCGGTGCCCCGGTCGCGCACACCGGCCAGGCGACCCTGCCCGCTTCACGGCACGTCCCTCGGACCCCGTCGGCGCCGCAGCCTGTGCCTGCCCAACTCCCCGCCGACCTGCCGTGTTTCACCGGGCGCGCGGAACCGCTGCGGTGGACGGAACGCTTCGCGGGGGCCGAGGACGGCGCGTTGCGCGTGCTGGCCGTGGACGGCATCGCGGGCGTCGGCAAAACAGCGCTCGCCGTCCACCTGGCCCATCGCATCGCCGCCCGCTTCCCGGACGGCCAACTCTTCGCGGACCTCGGGGGTTTCACAAACTCCGGTGCTCCGGCGGATCCCGGCGAGGTGCTCGCCGGTTTCCTCGCGGCGCTGGGGGTCGACCGGGAACGCCTCCCCGCGCGCACGGAGGCCAAGGCCGCCCTGTTCCGCAGCGTGCTGGCCACCCGGAGGGTGCTGGTGGTGCTCGACAACGCCCACGACGCGACGCAGGTACGGCCACTGCTGCCCGGTTCCTCCCGGTGCGCCGTCGTGATCACCGGCCGCCGCAGGCTCACCGACCTCGCCACCAGGAACGGCGCCCGGCTGCTGTCACTCGACCTCCCGTCCGCCGCCGAGGCGGCCGAGTGCTTCGCCCGGCGGGTGAGCACCGGGCATGCCGAGACGGATGCCACCGCCGTGCCGGATGCCGCCGCCGTCTCCGAGATCGTCCGGCTCTGCGGACGGCTGCCACTCGCCCTGGGCGTCGTGGCCGCCCGGGCGACGGCCTACCCGGACGTGCCGTTGCGGTGGACCGCCGAGGCTCTGTCGGCGGCCGGGGAGGGTCTGGCCGTCTTCGACGACGACGGGGGCAACCCGGTCCGCTCCGCCTTCTCCTGGTCGTACCGCACCCTGGGCCCCGACGCGGCCCGGCTGTTCCGCGCCCTCCCACGGAGCGGACGGGAGGAACTGAGCAGCGAGGACCTGACGCGCCTGTCCGCGGTGCCCGGCCGGGCGTACGCCCCCGCCGTGGCCGAACTGGTGCGCGCCCGGCTGCTCACACCCCTACGACCGGACCTGTACGGCGTGCACCCCCTGGTCCTGGCGTACGCGGCGGAACTCGGGCGCGCGCACCGGCCCCGGACGGGCGCCCTCCGGATCACGCGCGCCGGCCCCGGCCACCTGACGGCTCCCCCTGCCGGACGGCGTGCACGCGTCCGCGCCACGCCGGTACGGCCCCCGGACTGA